From a region of the Geothrix sp. 21YS21S-2 genome:
- a CDS encoding DUF4010 domain-containing protein: protein MLPPQIIPFLLTLAMSTLIGIGLREYYEGEGKYDTFGTVRTFIFIGMLGFVVYRIPALGPFAFLMGMAVLGAFLVVYYRNKVTQHGSPGLIGVLIAMLTYSIGPVAIHEPHWFLAALGVTILLVLHSKGRIRKFTDRLETGEVVTACKFLAITGVILPLIPATIPVEGWAARVFTILPVTPRQIWMAVVVTTAISYAGYVLQTYLYPKKGMLLTGIIGGLYSSTMTTLVLSKRTRNLPGEARETAAAILLSTPTMYLRILILVAAFMPAGALRLTVPFLALSILVAAYAWWVRGGPAPEDVPEAEVELKERNPLEINAALLFALMFVVVTVVTKFVLIYFKDLGLRMLSFLVGASDIVPFIVSILQGNLGISQPQVLQAILVATASNNLMKAVYAYLFGNRRAATLVAAGMGGAAVLSFLYVAVAF from the coding sequence TTGCTGCCACCCCAGATCATCCCCTTCCTCCTCACCCTTGCCATGAGCACCCTGATCGGCATCGGCCTGCGGGAGTACTACGAAGGGGAGGGCAAGTACGACACCTTCGGCACCGTCCGCACCTTCATCTTCATCGGCATGCTGGGCTTCGTGGTCTACCGCATCCCGGCCCTGGGACCCTTCGCCTTCCTCATGGGGATGGCGGTCCTGGGGGCCTTCCTGGTGGTCTACTACCGGAACAAGGTCACCCAGCACGGCAGCCCCGGCCTCATCGGGGTGCTCATCGCCATGCTCACCTACAGCATCGGCCCGGTTGCCATCCATGAGCCGCACTGGTTCCTGGCGGCCCTGGGCGTGACGATCCTCCTGGTGCTCCACTCCAAGGGGCGCATCCGCAAGTTCACGGACCGCCTGGAGACGGGCGAGGTGGTCACGGCGTGCAAGTTCCTGGCCATCACCGGGGTCATCCTGCCGCTCATACCGGCCACGATCCCCGTGGAAGGCTGGGCCGCCAGGGTCTTCACCATCCTGCCGGTCACGCCAAGGCAGATCTGGATGGCCGTGGTGGTCACCACCGCCATCTCCTATGCCGGCTATGTCCTCCAGACCTACCTCTACCCCAAGAAGGGCATGCTGCTCACCGGGATCATCGGCGGGCTCTACTCCAGCACCATGACCACGCTCGTGCTCTCCAAGCGGACCCGGAACCTGCCCGGGGAGGCCCGGGAGACCGCCGCGGCCATCCTCCTCTCCACCCCCACCATGTATCTCCGGATCCTCATCCTGGTGGCGGCCTTCATGCCCGCGGGCGCCCTGCGCCTGACGGTGCCCTTCCTGGCGCTCTCGATCCTTGTGGCCGCCTACGCCTGGTGGGTCCGGGGCGGGCCCGCGCCCGAGGACGTCCCGGAGGCCGAGGTCGAGCTCAAGGAACGCAACCCGCTGGAGATCAACGCCGCCCTCCTCTTCGCCCTCATGTTCGTGGTCGTCACCGTGGTCACGAAGTTCGTCCTCATCTACTTCAAGGACCTGGGGCTGCGCATGCTCAGCTTCCTGGTGGGCGCCTCGGACATCGTGCCCTTCATCGTCTCCATCCTCCAGGGCAACCTGGGCATCTCCCAGCCGCAGGTCCTCCAGGCGATCCTGGTGGCCACGGCCAGCAACAACCTCATGAAGGCCGTCTACGCCTACCTCTTCGGCAACCGCCGCGCCGCCACCCTGGTGGCCGCGGGCATGGGCGGCGCCGCCGTCCTCTCCTTCCTCTACGTCGCCGTGGCGTTCTAG
- a CDS encoding SLC13 family permease, which yields MAAEAPAATPAHSLQALLDMEKMVLSSKTREAQSPTEKWMRYLGFPGGILLFLLVYYLPAGAGLSGAAQTGTACFALALVWWVTEPFPTYVTSLILMFLLLVTRTSPAKPIMDVLGMEVIWLNLLAFILSSMLVKTRLAKRMALWLIVKFGRKASWALLAFVILQLALSPLIPATAARCVMTLPLIIVVGTIYGSTEQTPNNFGKNLLLLNLAGISVLTSVTMTGSSANLVAVAFIQSMTGHRVYYMDWMIAGAPIAILTMLIMWFVGQRFIFPIAAGDQTPKVEGGLALVEEQHRSMGAFSFQEKKAMVIFGVVLFLWMTDIFHMRWFGVEISAPFAALIGAVLVLFPRYGVLQWSEADIPWHLLIFSAGAYAGGLALEDTGAAEWGVRTLFGGMNLKSIPFGAAFTLITGVMMYSHLLTTSKTVRTIILIPIIITMSKALGWDPVSMALPAALCIDWVVGLPISGKPNVILFSTNQYTVMDNFKFGMITCTVGMVLLVISAATWFHWLGITPSFWAMPK from the coding sequence ATGGCAGCTGAAGCACCCGCGGCGACTCCCGCCCACTCCCTCCAGGCCCTCCTGGACATGGAGAAGATGGTCCTCTCCTCCAAGACGAGAGAGGCCCAGAGCCCCACCGAGAAATGGATGCGCTACCTGGGATTCCCGGGGGGCATCCTGCTCTTCCTCCTCGTGTACTACCTCCCCGCGGGCGCCGGCCTGAGCGGCGCGGCCCAGACGGGCACGGCCTGCTTCGCGCTGGCCCTGGTGTGGTGGGTGACCGAGCCCTTCCCCACCTACGTCACGTCCCTGATCCTCATGTTCCTGCTCCTGGTCACGCGCACCTCCCCGGCCAAGCCGATCATGGACGTGCTGGGCATGGAAGTGATCTGGCTCAACCTGCTGGCCTTCATCCTCAGCTCCATGCTGGTGAAGACCCGCCTGGCCAAGCGCATGGCGCTGTGGCTCATCGTCAAGTTCGGCCGGAAGGCCTCCTGGGCCCTGCTGGCCTTCGTCATCCTCCAGCTGGCCCTGTCCCCCCTGATCCCGGCCACGGCGGCGCGCTGCGTCATGACCCTGCCCCTGATCATCGTGGTGGGCACCATCTACGGCTCCACCGAGCAGACCCCCAACAACTTCGGCAAGAACCTGCTTCTGCTCAACCTGGCGGGCATCTCGGTGCTCACCTCCGTCACCATGACCGGCTCCTCGGCCAACCTGGTGGCGGTGGCCTTCATCCAGAGCATGACCGGCCACCGGGTCTACTACATGGACTGGATGATCGCCGGGGCTCCCATCGCCATCCTCACCATGCTTATCATGTGGTTCGTGGGGCAGAGGTTCATCTTCCCCATCGCGGCCGGGGACCAGACCCCCAAGGTCGAGGGCGGCCTGGCCCTGGTGGAGGAGCAGCACCGCTCCATGGGCGCGTTCAGCTTCCAGGAGAAGAAGGCCATGGTCATCTTCGGCGTGGTGCTCTTCCTCTGGATGACCGACATATTCCACATGCGCTGGTTCGGCGTGGAGATCAGCGCGCCCTTCGCGGCCCTGATCGGCGCGGTGCTCGTGCTCTTCCCCCGCTACGGGGTGCTCCAGTGGAGCGAGGCGGACATCCCCTGGCACCTCCTCATCTTCTCCGCGGGCGCCTATGCCGGCGGCCTCGCCCTGGAGGACACCGGGGCGGCGGAATGGGGCGTCAGGACGCTGTTCGGAGGCATGAACCTGAAGTCCATCCCCTTCGGCGCGGCCTTCACCCTCATCACCGGCGTGATGATGTACAGCCACCTGCTCACCACCTCCAAGACGGTGCGCACCATCATCCTCATCCCGATCATCATCACGATGTCCAAGGCCCTGGGCTGGGATCCCGTGTCCATGGCCCTGCCCGCCGCGCTCTGCATCGACTGGGTGGTGGGCCTGCCCATCAGCGGCAAGCCCAACGTGATCCTCTTCTCCACGAACCAGTACACCGTGATGGACAACTTCAAGTTCGGCATGATCACGTGCACGGTGGGCATGGTGCTGCTGGTCATCTCGGCGGCCACCTGGTTCCACTGGCTCGGCATCACGCCTTCCTTCTGGGCGATGCCTAAATGA
- a CDS encoding CYTH domain-containing protein, which produces MAKEIERKYQVKLDAWVPQGEGIHFKQGYLNSQKERVVRVRIEGTRAKLTIKGITTGVTRSEFEYSIPVEDAALLLDNLCEQPLIDKHRHKEVHFGKTWEIDVFHGLNEGLVVAEIELASEDEAITLPAWVGPEVSSDPRYFNSNLLKNPYNTWNKA; this is translated from the coding sequence GTGGCCAAGGAAATCGAACGCAAGTACCAGGTGAAGCTCGACGCGTGGGTCCCCCAGGGCGAAGGCATCCACTTCAAGCAGGGCTACCTCAATTCGCAGAAGGAGCGGGTGGTGCGCGTGCGCATCGAAGGCACCCGCGCCAAGCTCACCATCAAGGGCATCACCACCGGCGTAACCCGCTCGGAATTCGAGTATTCCATCCCGGTCGAGGACGCCGCCCTGCTGCTGGACAACCTCTGCGAGCAGCCCCTGATCGACAAGCACCGCCACAAGGAGGTGCACTTCGGCAAGACCTGGGAGATCGACGTCTTCCACGGCCTCAACGAGGGCCTGGTGGTGGCCGAGATCGAGCTGGCCTCCGAGGACGAGGCCATCACCCTCCCCGCCTGGGTGGGCCCCGAAGTCTCCAGCGACCCCCGCTATTTCAACTCCAACCTGCTTAAGAACCCTTACAATACCTGGAACAAGGCGTAA
- a CDS encoding OprO/OprP family phosphate-selective porin translates to MKFFVTPLALAILAGPLAAQAPTDADKRIADLEKKVEKLTKLEAKKSDESKDGGFYVKFGGRFHLDSVFFDGNKNRLANGTQLRRGRISFKAGFGKDWVAEGDYDFAEGGASVKDMWVGYQGFKDTLIQVGQFKAPFGFDTLSSSNAIWFTERSYSDIWTPDRHVGVAVAKWGERWQAKANFFGQAIDDTNTADTNGSDHGWGYAGRVSVAPILVNESKAIHFGVAMNTRTPIADYSTTTLVPVAGEAYAIDFSGRPEAGKISKAKFLNAKVANVKNYTQTGAEFAGVWNAFSWQSEYQQTKVKRRDAFGTTAAALAASVVDHTFSTYYGQVSYIFGGRRSYSAQDGLFGKVTPSSKMGALEVVARYSKMNQDDLTAIDAVKGGQAKNMSLGLTWYTNKNIRWMADYTKVDNNENAKPKGVYGGIVNDDFSITTIRLQVNF, encoded by the coding sequence ATGAAGTTCTTCGTCACGCCCTTGGCCCTCGCCATCCTGGCGGGCCCCCTCGCCGCCCAGGCTCCCACCGACGCCGACAAGCGCATCGCCGATCTCGAGAAGAAGGTCGAGAAGCTCACCAAACTCGAGGCCAAGAAGTCCGACGAGTCCAAGGACGGCGGCTTCTACGTCAAGTTCGGCGGCCGCTTCCACCTGGACTCGGTCTTCTTCGACGGCAACAAGAACCGCCTGGCCAACGGCACCCAGCTGCGCCGCGGCCGCATCAGCTTCAAGGCCGGCTTCGGCAAGGACTGGGTCGCCGAAGGCGACTACGATTTCGCCGAAGGCGGTGCCTCCGTCAAGGACATGTGGGTCGGCTACCAGGGCTTCAAGGACACCCTGATCCAGGTGGGCCAGTTCAAGGCGCCCTTCGGCTTCGACACCCTCTCCTCCTCCAACGCCATCTGGTTCACCGAGCGCTCCTACAGCGACATCTGGACCCCCGACCGGCACGTGGGCGTCGCCGTCGCCAAGTGGGGCGAGCGCTGGCAGGCCAAGGCCAACTTCTTCGGCCAGGCCATCGACGACACCAACACCGCCGACACCAACGGCTCCGACCACGGCTGGGGCTATGCCGGCCGGGTCAGCGTGGCCCCCATCCTCGTCAACGAGTCCAAGGCCATCCACTTCGGCGTGGCCATGAACACCCGCACCCCCATCGCCGACTACAGCACCACCACCCTGGTGCCCGTGGCGGGCGAGGCCTATGCCATCGACTTCTCCGGCAGGCCCGAGGCCGGCAAGATCAGCAAGGCCAAGTTCCTGAACGCCAAGGTCGCCAACGTCAAGAACTACACCCAGACCGGCGCCGAGTTCGCGGGCGTGTGGAACGCCTTCTCCTGGCAGAGCGAGTACCAGCAGACCAAGGTCAAGCGCCGGGACGCCTTCGGCACCACCGCCGCCGCCCTCGCCGCCAGCGTCGTCGACCACACCTTCTCCACCTACTACGGCCAGGTGTCCTACATCTTCGGCGGCCGGCGCTCCTACAGCGCCCAGGACGGCCTGTTCGGCAAGGTCACCCCCAGCAGCAAGATGGGTGCCCTCGAAGTGGTGGCCCGCTACAGCAAGATGAACCAGGACGACCTCACCGCCATCGACGCCGTCAAGGGCGGCCAGGCCAAGAACATGTCCCTGGGCCTGACCTGGTACACCAACAAGAACATCCGCTGGATGGCCGACTACACCAAGGTCGACAACAACGAGAACGCCAAGCCCAAGGGCGTCTACGGCGGCATCGTCAACGACGACTTCTCCATCACGACCATCCGGCTCCAGGTCAATTTCTAG
- a CDS encoding adenylate kinase: MRIVLLGAPGAGKGTVAKQLTAYDGSVQISTGDLLRAAVKAGTPLGLQAQGYMQRGDLVPDRLIMGMVEQRFQERPGEGFIMDGFPRTIPQAVSLGLLLKGLDLPLHMVVNLVVPEEVILDRLCTRRTCSNPDCNAIYNLKSNPPAPDGTCRACGCKVIQREDETPEAITRRLEVYRQQTNPLVGHYDRTGLLVTVRELDTAAIVKTIVGALTAQVG; encoded by the coding sequence ATGCGCATCGTATTGCTGGGTGCGCCCGGCGCCGGCAAGGGCACCGTGGCCAAGCAGCTCACGGCCTACGACGGCTCCGTGCAGATATCGACCGGAGATCTCCTCAGGGCGGCCGTGAAGGCCGGAACCCCCCTCGGCCTTCAGGCCCAGGGCTACATGCAGCGGGGCGACCTCGTCCCCGACCGCCTCATCATGGGCATGGTCGAGCAGCGCTTCCAGGAACGGCCCGGAGAGGGCTTCATCATGGACGGCTTCCCCCGCACCATCCCCCAGGCCGTGTCGCTGGGCCTGCTCCTCAAGGGCCTGGACCTGCCCCTGCACATGGTGGTGAACCTGGTGGTCCCCGAGGAGGTGATCCTGGATCGCCTCTGCACCCGCCGCACCTGCTCCAACCCGGACTGCAACGCGATCTACAACCTGAAATCGAACCCGCCCGCCCCGGACGGCACCTGCCGCGCGTGCGGATGCAAGGTCATCCAGCGCGAGGACGAGACCCCCGAGGCCATCACCCGCCGCCTGGAGGTCTACCGGCAGCAGACCAACCCCCTCGTGGGCCATTACGACCGCACCGGCCTGCTGGTCACGGTGCGGGAGCTGGACACGGCCGCCATCGTGAAGACCATCGTCGGCGCCCTGACCGCGCAGGTGGGCTGA
- a CDS encoding inorganic diphosphatase: MKTLFSPRILLPGILLCLAASATPLPALQPADVTAQAHVLKGRKNFLTGYDPINVDGTINCVVEIPAGTTAKFETDIKTGLIAIEQKNGAPRYVQYLGYPCNYGAVPRSVLLKSKGGDGDPIDVLILGQSVPTGSVVKARTLGILVLTDTGEVDNKLVVAMEGSPFWNCKSIADLDAKFPGVTTILQTWFTSYKGRDKEGKLMMASTGFKERAEAIRFLGDAILDYENSVTTDADRRPLDKDGNPSLYRWPGAKNLGE, translated from the coding sequence ATGAAGACCCTTTTCTCCCCCCGCATCCTCCTCCCCGGGATCCTGCTCTGCCTGGCGGCCTCGGCCACGCCCCTGCCGGCGCTGCAGCCCGCCGACGTCACGGCCCAGGCCCACGTCCTCAAGGGCCGGAAGAACTTCCTCACCGGCTACGACCCCATCAACGTCGACGGCACCATCAACTGCGTCGTCGAGATCCCCGCCGGCACCACGGCCAAATTCGAGACCGACATCAAGACCGGCCTCATCGCCATCGAACAGAAGAACGGGGCCCCCCGGTACGTGCAGTACCTGGGCTACCCCTGCAACTACGGGGCGGTGCCCCGCTCCGTCCTGCTCAAGAGCAAGGGCGGCGACGGCGATCCCATCGACGTGCTGATCCTGGGCCAGTCGGTCCCCACCGGCTCCGTGGTCAAGGCCCGCACCCTGGGCATCCTGGTCCTCACCGACACCGGCGAGGTGGACAACAAGCTGGTGGTGGCCATGGAGGGTTCGCCCTTCTGGAACTGCAAGAGCATCGCCGACCTGGACGCCAAGTTCCCCGGCGTGACCACCATCCTCCAGACCTGGTTCACGTCCTACAAGGGCAGGGACAAGGAAGGCAAGCTGATGATGGCCTCCACGGGCTTCAAGGAGCGGGCCGAGGCGATCCGCTTCCTGGGCGACGCAATCCTGGACTACGAGAACTCCGTGACCACGGACGCCGACCGGCGCCCCCTGGACAAGGACGGCAATCCCAGCCTGTACCGCTGGCCCGGCGCGAAGAACCTGGGCGAATGA
- a CDS encoding sigma-54 dependent transcriptional regulator yields the protein MTDPRILLIEDDPSVRHGMAAFLRANDLEVQEAENCKQAMELYRSGNPDVVVADYSLPDGTSLDILAQVKRLNESTPFIILTAHGSIDLAVRAIKEGAEQFLTKPVESKALLVIVRRLLQQQRLRHRQEAANRDRAGIMNPFQGESPAIRRLEEQARRMLEWDSPILILGETGAGKGVLARWIHFNSPRAEEAFVNLNCAGLTRELLESELFGHERGAFTGAVAAKQGLLEVGHRGIVFLDEIGDMDPAIQPKLLKALEEKTFRRLGDVRDRVVDIRLIASTNLALEDMVRAKTFRDDLYYRISTLTLRIPPLRERPQDVPILAATILQSVASRMGRMPVTLSPRAEAALLAYPWPGNIRELSNVLERAMILQRGDQIEAADLGMEDRLSPPSDAPGELSTLKEMERAHIERVLLRTAGNVAEAAQILGLARRTLYDRLKILGLSLNRY from the coding sequence ATGACTGACCCCAGGATCCTCCTGATCGAGGACGACCCCTCCGTGCGCCACGGCATGGCCGCCTTCCTCCGCGCCAACGACCTCGAGGTGCAGGAGGCCGAGAACTGCAAGCAGGCCATGGAGCTCTACCGCAGCGGCAACCCCGACGTGGTCGTGGCCGACTACAGCCTGCCCGACGGCACCTCCCTGGACATCCTCGCCCAGGTCAAGCGCCTGAACGAGAGCACCCCCTTCATCATCCTCACCGCCCACGGCTCCATCGACCTGGCCGTGAGGGCCATCAAGGAGGGGGCGGAGCAGTTCCTCACCAAGCCCGTGGAATCCAAGGCCCTCCTCGTCATCGTGCGCCGCCTGCTCCAGCAGCAGCGCCTGCGCCACCGCCAGGAGGCCGCCAACCGCGACCGGGCCGGGATCATGAATCCCTTCCAGGGGGAGAGCCCGGCCATCCGCAGGCTGGAGGAGCAGGCCCGGCGGATGCTGGAGTGGGACAGCCCCATCCTCATTCTCGGGGAGACCGGCGCCGGCAAGGGCGTCCTGGCGCGGTGGATCCACTTCAACAGCCCGCGCGCCGAAGAGGCCTTCGTGAACCTCAACTGCGCCGGCCTCACCCGGGAGCTGCTGGAGAGCGAGCTCTTCGGGCACGAGCGGGGCGCCTTCACGGGGGCGGTCGCCGCCAAGCAGGGCCTGCTGGAAGTGGGCCACCGGGGCATCGTGTTCCTGGACGAGATCGGCGACATGGACCCCGCCATCCAGCCCAAGCTCCTCAAGGCGCTCGAGGAGAAGACCTTCCGGCGCCTGGGCGACGTGCGGGACCGGGTCGTGGACATCCGCCTCATCGCCAGCACGAACCTCGCCCTGGAGGACATGGTCCGCGCCAAGACCTTCCGGGACGATCTGTACTACCGCATCAGCACCCTCACCCTGCGCATCCCCCCCCTGCGGGAGCGCCCCCAGGACGTCCCCATCCTGGCCGCCACCATCCTGCAGTCCGTCGCCTCGCGCATGGGCCGGATGCCCGTGACCCTGAGCCCCCGGGCGGAAGCCGCCCTGCTGGCCTACCCCTGGCCGGGCAACATCCGGGAGCTGTCCAACGTCCTGGAGCGGGCCATGATCCTCCAGCGGGGGGACCAGATCGAGGCCGCGGACCTGGGCATGGAGGACCGGCTCTCGCCGCCCTCGGACGCCCCCGGGGAGCTGTCCACCCTCAAGGAGATGGAGCGCGCCCACATCGAGCGGGTCCTGCTGCGCACGGCGGGCAACGTCGCCGAAGCCGCCCAGATCCTCGGGCTGGCCAGGCGCACCCTCTACGACCGCCTGAAGATCCTGGGTCTCAGCCTCAACCGCTACTGA
- a CDS encoding PAS domain-containing sensor histidine kinase: MSPSETPLAKLLADQAYDGLFPNLYDWIYVVGVSEAGELTFETVNPPLGGGSGFLLPEFTGKTPAQCLPPESAELLVNHFSRVLAEERPLLYEEEHVVEGRARSFQTTLTPVRNKWSRIHRIAAVSRDITALKEAEAALHASEERLNLALEGTQQGLWDWNLAKGEVYRSPRWFSMLGLTPAGVPPTLEGGLARIHPEDRLQVEGAMNAHLEGRQATFQVEYRILGGTTDWIWVFDAGKVVAWDDQGRPARMTGMCTDITERRRAEESLRALVGGVVHEIRNPVYGISINLDAMEATFGEEPRYMPFVAALRESAERISSLMNDLKDYGEPRTLNPEPCLLKALLEEAARSCESQAARQQVDLGIHLENPHLVLPLNGRRMHQVFRNLMENALHHSPPGGKVAVRCRRDRREDHEWWIFTVEDQGPGFAPDTQARAFEPFFTRRKGGTGLGLSIVKRVVEEHGGSVELGNRTGGGAIVTVKLPAPRRVATLMQDPDHD, translated from the coding sequence GTGAGCCCCTCCGAGACCCCCCTTGCCAAGCTCCTCGCGGACCAGGCCTACGACGGCCTCTTCCCCAACCTCTACGACTGGATCTACGTGGTGGGGGTCTCCGAGGCCGGGGAGCTCACCTTCGAGACGGTGAACCCGCCCCTGGGCGGGGGCTCGGGGTTCCTGCTCCCGGAGTTCACGGGCAAGACGCCCGCGCAGTGCCTCCCCCCCGAGAGCGCCGAGCTCCTGGTGAACCACTTCAGCCGGGTGCTGGCCGAGGAGCGGCCCCTCCTGTACGAGGAGGAGCACGTGGTGGAGGGCCGGGCCCGGAGCTTCCAGACCACTCTCACCCCGGTGCGGAACAAGTGGTCGCGCATCCACCGCATCGCCGCCGTATCCCGGGACATCACGGCCCTCAAGGAGGCCGAGGCGGCCCTCCACGCCTCCGAGGAGCGGCTCAACCTGGCCCTGGAGGGCACCCAGCAGGGCCTCTGGGACTGGAACCTCGCCAAGGGCGAGGTGTACCGCAGCCCCCGCTGGTTCTCCATGCTGGGGCTCACCCCCGCGGGCGTGCCGCCCACGCTGGAGGGCGGACTCGCCCGGATCCACCCCGAGGACCGCCTCCAGGTGGAAGGGGCCATGAACGCCCATCTGGAGGGGCGGCAGGCCACCTTCCAGGTGGAGTACCGCATCCTGGGCGGGACCACGGACTGGATCTGGGTCTTCGACGCGGGCAAGGTGGTGGCCTGGGACGACCAGGGCCGCCCGGCCCGCATGACGGGCATGTGCACCGACATCACCGAGCGCAGGCGCGCCGAGGAGTCCCTGCGGGCCCTGGTGGGCGGCGTCGTGCACGAGATCCGCAACCCCGTCTACGGCATCTCCATAAACCTGGACGCCATGGAGGCCACCTTCGGGGAGGAGCCGCGCTACATGCCCTTCGTGGCCGCCCTGCGGGAGAGCGCCGAGCGCATCTCCAGCCTCATGAACGACCTCAAGGACTACGGCGAGCCCCGCACGCTCAACCCCGAGCCCTGCCTCCTGAAGGCCCTGCTGGAGGAGGCCGCGCGCAGCTGCGAGTCCCAGGCGGCGCGCCAGCAGGTTGACCTGGGCATCCACCTGGAGAACCCCCACCTGGTGCTGCCGCTGAACGGGCGCCGCATGCACCAGGTCTTCCGGAACCTCATGGAGAACGCCCTCCACCACTCCCCCCCGGGCGGGAAGGTGGCGGTGCGGTGCCGGAGGGACCGCAGGGAGGACCACGAGTGGTGGATCTTCACCGTGGAGGACCAGGGGCCCGGCTTCGCCCCCGACACGCAGGCCCGGGCCTTCGAGCCCTTCTTCACCCGGCGCAAGGGGGGGACGGGCCTGGGCCTTTCCATCGTCAAGCGGGTGGTGGAGGAGCACGGCGGGTCCGTGGAACTGGGCAACCGCACCGGAGGCGGAGCCATCGTGACCGTCAAGCTTCCGGCCCCCCGCAGGGTCGCCACCCTCATGCAGGACCCCGACCATGACTGA
- a CDS encoding ScpA family protein, with the protein MTDTPREHPAFEPPKGFETKFRDLELHLASFDGPLDLLLHLIREQKLDILDLPMASVTRQYMDYLLLMEELNLEIAAEFVAMAAHLLQIKSRMMLPRPPADEGLEDPREDLVQRLLDYQQVKEAAKELSSRETEWQKVVFAPGLDIRDHARVEEEPIKANLFDLLAAYRDALKRLLPPPPVQVRTPPKTLDQRIAEVTAFLLDGRWEAFGGLLATAGSREELVLTFLALLEMVRTGRILLVQSEAFGEIRVRAA; encoded by the coding sequence ATGACCGACACCCCCCGAGAGCATCCCGCCTTCGAGCCCCCGAAGGGCTTCGAGACGAAGTTCCGCGACCTCGAGCTGCATCTGGCCTCCTTCGACGGCCCCCTGGACCTGCTCCTGCACCTGATCCGGGAGCAGAAGCTGGACATCCTGGACCTGCCCATGGCCTCGGTGACCCGCCAGTACATGGACTACCTGCTCCTCATGGAGGAGCTGAACCTGGAGATCGCCGCGGAGTTCGTGGCCATGGCCGCCCACCTCCTGCAGATCAAGAGCCGCATGATGCTCCCCCGGCCCCCCGCGGACGAGGGCCTGGAGGATCCCCGCGAGGACCTGGTGCAGCGCCTCCTGGACTACCAGCAGGTGAAGGAGGCCGCCAAGGAGCTCTCCAGCCGCGAGACCGAGTGGCAGAAGGTGGTCTTCGCGCCGGGGCTGGACATCCGGGACCACGCACGGGTGGAGGAGGAGCCCATCAAGGCCAACCTCTTCGACCTGCTCGCGGCGTACCGGGACGCCCTCAAGCGGCTCCTGCCGCCCCCGCCGGTGCAGGTGCGCACCCCCCCCAAGACCCTGGACCAGCGCATCGCCGAGGTCACCGCCTTCCTCCTGGACGGGCGGTGGGAGGCCTTCGGCGGGCTCCTGGCCACCGCCGGCTCCCGGGAGGAGCTGGTGCTCACCTTCCTGGCCCTCCTGGAGATGGTCCGCACCGGGCGGATCCTCCTGGTGCAGTCGGAAGCCTTCGGCGAAATCCGGGTTCGCGCGGCCTAG
- the lipA gene encoding lipoyl synthase, translating into MARPPVLPGPRPDWLKIKVPAPEVVAEVEALVRSNRLVTVCEEARCPNLHECWGIHRTATFMLLGDVCTRHCGFCNVGKGRPGEVDPGEPQRVAEAVASLGLAFAVVTSVNRDDLPDGGAAHFAATIRWIRTLVPGCGVEVLIPDFSGSEACLATVLEAAPQVLNHNVETVERLYKRVRPDADYAQSLRVLAGAARHRDAAAPALRVKSGIMVGLGETPEEVLDLMGHWRDSSVDIATLGQYLPPSPLHLPLARYVEPAEFDMYRRKGLEMGFQRVESGPLVRSSYHAQDSYQG; encoded by the coding sequence ATGGCGCGTCCCCCCGTTCTCCCCGGCCCCCGTCCCGACTGGTTGAAGATCAAGGTCCCGGCTCCCGAGGTGGTGGCCGAGGTGGAGGCCCTGGTGCGGTCGAACCGCCTGGTCACCGTCTGCGAGGAGGCCCGGTGCCCCAACCTCCACGAATGCTGGGGAATCCATCGCACCGCCACCTTCATGCTGCTGGGCGACGTGTGCACCCGGCACTGCGGCTTCTGCAACGTGGGCAAGGGCCGCCCGGGCGAGGTGGACCCCGGCGAGCCCCAGCGCGTGGCCGAAGCGGTGGCATCATTGGGGTTGGCTTTCGCGGTGGTCACGAGCGTGAACCGGGACGACCTCCCCGACGGGGGCGCCGCCCACTTCGCCGCCACCATCCGCTGGATCCGCACCCTGGTGCCGGGCTGCGGGGTGGAGGTGCTGATCCCCGACTTCAGCGGGAGCGAGGCCTGCCTGGCGACGGTGCTGGAGGCCGCCCCCCAGGTCCTCAACCACAACGTCGAGACCGTGGAGCGCCTGTACAAGCGGGTGCGCCCCGACGCGGACTACGCCCAGAGCCTGCGGGTCCTGGCCGGCGCCGCCCGCCACCGGGACGCCGCCGCCCCCGCCCTGCGCGTCAAGAGCGGCATCATGGTGGGCCTGGGCGAGACCCCCGAGGAGGTGCTGGACCTCATGGGCCACTGGCGGGACTCCTCCGTGGACATCGCCACCCTGGGCCAGTACCTGCCCCCCTCCCCCCTGCATCTGCCCCTGGCGCGGTACGTCGAACCCGCCGAGTTCGACATGTATAGGCGCAAGGGCCTCGAGATGGGCTTCCAGCGGGTGGAATCGGGCCCCCTGGTGCGCAGCAGCTACCACGCGCAGGACAGCTACCAGGGATGA